In Mytilus edulis chromosome 6, xbMytEdul2.2, whole genome shotgun sequence, the following proteins share a genomic window:
- the LOC139527452 gene encoding aspartate beta-hydroxylase domain-containing protein 2-like isoform X1, producing the protein MEIFIVFSTGIVGLVLAFAVYMYLFIFNVRPNRKITECDDKDCVRCKKYTEIKEKAVVLYRNYIDDYDSDLLRIQSSVTDINKTRHNRKQCPNVFFMESLKSQPWPPETNSDIEQDVHTLEKNIAMIQSDFVRIMESSEDHWLINNTPNGFWEVFHLVNQGNVVEKNTQLVPKTYDLIINLKSAMLNTVFGNVAFSVVYPGTTISDHYGPTNIRLRCHLGLQTSPFCSIVVNGQKKSWRNGKVILFDDSYLHGVEYTHDVKDENKYRAVLMMDMWHPDITKEEQKILSYMFPP; encoded by the exons atggaaatttttattgtattttcaaCTGGTATTGTTGGGCTTGTATTAGCTTTTGCTGTTTACATGTATCTTTTTATATTCAACGTGAGACCAAATAGAAAAATAACCGAATGTGACGACAAAGACTGTGTGAGATGTAAGAAGTAtacagaaataaaagaaaaagcagTTGTTTTGTACAGGAACTACATTGACGATTATGATAGTGACTTGTTAAGGATACAATCTTCAGTGACTGACATAAACAAAACCAGACACAATAGAAAACAATGCCCTAATGTCTTTTTCATGGAAAGTCTTAAAAGCCAGCCTTGGCCACCAGAGACAAATAGTGACATTGAACAAGATGTGCACACCTTGGAGAAAAATATAGCAATGATTCAGTCAGATTTTGTTCGGATAATGGAATCTTCTGAGGATCACTGGCTGATTAATAACACACCCAATGGCTTCTGGGAAGTGTTTCATTTAGTTAACCAAGGTAACGTTGTTGAAAAGAACACACAGCTTGTGCCAAAGACATACGATCtcattataaatttaaaatcagcTATGCTAAATACTGTTTTTGGAAATGTGGCGTTTTCTGTTGTTTATCCAGGAACAACTATTTCTGACCATTATGGCCCTACCAACATCAGACTTCGTTGTCACCTAG gcCTACAGACATCCCCATTTTGTTCCATAGTTGTGAATGGACAGAAAAAATCATGGAGAAACGGGAAAGTGATTTTATTTGATGATTCCTATTTGCATGGTGTAGAATACACACATGATGTCAAAGATGAGAATAAATACAGAGCTGTCTTGATGATGGACATGTGGCATCCAGATATCACAAAAGAGGAACAAAAAATACTAAGTTACATGTTTCCTCCATAA
- the LOC139527452 gene encoding aspartate beta-hydroxylase domain-containing protein 2-like isoform X2, whose protein sequence is MEIFIVFSTGIVGLVLAFAVYMYLFIFNVRPNRKITECDDKDCVRCKKYTEIKEKAVVLYRNYIDDYDSDLLRIQSSVTDINKTRHNRKQCPNVFFMESLKSQPWPPETNSDIEQDVHTLEKNIAMIQSDFVRIMESSEDHWLINNTPNGFWEVFHLVNQGLQTSPFCSIVVNGQKKSWRNGKVILFDDSYLHGVEYTHDVKDENKYRAVLMMDMWHPDITKEEQKILSYMFPP, encoded by the exons atggaaatttttattgtattttcaaCTGGTATTGTTGGGCTTGTATTAGCTTTTGCTGTTTACATGTATCTTTTTATATTCAACGTGAGACCAAATAGAAAAATAACCGAATGTGACGACAAAGACTGTGTGAGATGTAAGAAGTAtacagaaataaaagaaaaagcagTTGTTTTGTACAGGAACTACATTGACGATTATGATAGTGACTTGTTAAGGATACAATCTTCAGTGACTGACATAAACAAAACCAGACACAATAGAAAACAATGCCCTAATGTCTTTTTCATGGAAAGTCTTAAAAGCCAGCCTTGGCCACCAGAGACAAATAGTGACATTGAACAAGATGTGCACACCTTGGAGAAAAATATAGCAATGATTCAGTCAGATTTTGTTCGGATAATGGAATCTTCTGAGGATCACTGGCTGATTAATAACACACCCAATGGCTTCTGGGAAGTGTTTCATTTAGTTAACCAAG gcCTACAGACATCCCCATTTTGTTCCATAGTTGTGAATGGACAGAAAAAATCATGGAGAAACGGGAAAGTGATTTTATTTGATGATTCCTATTTGCATGGTGTAGAATACACACATGATGTCAAAGATGAGAATAAATACAGAGCTGTCTTGATGATGGACATGTGGCATCCAGATATCACAAAAGAGGAACAAAAAATACTAAGTTACATGTTTCCTCCATAA